From Streptomyces sp. 846.5, a single genomic window includes:
- a CDS encoding UDP-glucuronic acid decarboxylase family protein, with the protein MRAVVTGGAGFIGSHLCERLLADGCDVVCVDNFLTSTPRNIEHLLKHPGFRLHRRDVTHGLQLRGSVDAVFHLASPASPADYLRMPLETMRVGSAGTWHALDLAAATGARFLLASTSESYGDPQVHPQPEDYWGHVNPVGPRSVYDEAKRFGEALTMAYRRTCGVDAKIVRIFNTFGPRMRHDDGRAIPTFVRQAVQGAPITVTGSGTQTRSLCYVADVVDGLIRMLNSSHAGPVNLGNPHELSMLQLAQWIAELAGSTSGITLIPRPEDDPEKRRPEITAARELLNWAPSTPVEQGMRETISWFRRSLGSSELEQNAVASSVIGPQSRHGLPEPEASPAAPQPGPHAH; encoded by the coding sequence ATGCGCGCGGTAGTGACCGGCGGAGCCGGTTTCATCGGCTCCCACCTGTGTGAGCGCCTCCTCGCTGATGGATGCGATGTGGTGTGCGTGGACAACTTCCTCACATCCACTCCGCGCAACATCGAGCATCTCCTGAAGCATCCGGGCTTCCGCCTGCACCGACGGGATGTGACGCATGGTCTGCAGCTGCGCGGCTCGGTGGATGCCGTGTTCCACCTGGCGTCCCCAGCCTCACCGGCGGACTATCTCAGGATGCCGCTGGAGACCATGCGGGTGGGCTCCGCCGGCACCTGGCACGCACTGGACCTCGCGGCCGCCACGGGTGCCCGCTTCCTGCTCGCCTCCACCTCGGAGTCCTACGGCGACCCACAGGTCCACCCCCAGCCCGAGGACTATTGGGGTCACGTCAATCCCGTCGGACCACGCTCGGTGTACGACGAAGCGAAGCGCTTCGGGGAGGCACTGACCATGGCATATCGCCGAACCTGCGGTGTCGACGCCAAGATCGTGCGCATCTTCAACACCTTCGGCCCGCGGATGCGGCACGACGACGGTCGAGCCATCCCGACCTTCGTTCGCCAGGCAGTGCAGGGCGCTCCCATCACCGTGACCGGCTCAGGCACTCAGACCCGATCCCTGTGCTACGTCGCGGACGTGGTCGACGGCCTGATCCGCATGCTCAACAGCAGTCATGCCGGTCCGGTGAACTTGGGAAATCCCCACGAGCTGTCGATGCTTCAGCTCGCCCAGTGGATTGCCGAACTCGCCGGTTCCACCTCCGGGATCACCCTGATCCCCCGCCCGGAGGACGACCCGGAGAAGCGGCGGCCCGAGATCACGGCCGCTCGTGAGCTCCTGAACTGGGCACCGAGCACACCGGTCGAACAAGGGATGCGCGAGACCATCTCCTGGTTCCGCCGCAGCCTCGGCAGTTCCGAGCTCGAACAGAACGCCGTTGCCTCGAGTGTCATCGGACCGCAGTCCCGACACGGCCTTCCGGAGCCGGAGGCGTCGCCGGCTGCCCCACAGCCAGGACCGCACGCCCACTGA
- a CDS encoding DUF4012 domain-containing protein, giving the protein MDASLQHDTEPAGTRRAGQRRMRRAFQVLLAGTGLLLAAAAWLFTTGLLARSELLGAQHDLERLRASSDLASPEHASRGGAPPRPDPAVELRTAAMRTDRAHRLTTGPLWYAASRLPIVGAPLRTVRGTADTANRLAHDVLPPLLHAATQLTAGSHQGNGHLNLTALRDSAPALDRAARTAAHVRAETDALPRSTWLPAADRARAQLADRLDQIASATAEAATAARLLPPALGADGQRRYFMVFQNTAESRGTGGLPGAFAVLTANHGQVGFEDFGNDTAMAHTQAAVDLGADYAAMYGHNGPTRTWVNSNLSPHFPNAARIWAAAWHQHSGQNVDGVIAIDPSALAPLLTATGPTRLPDGTVLTGANVVDLTERTSYATYQDTSQRKAFFLTVARAAAAQVLGAGHGSPQLSALLPALHTAMSGGHVLVWSAHPSEQRELESRAVSGVVPEGAAPFAGLVVNNAAGTKLDYYLERDLDWTAAPSTPAGREVTVTAALTNRAPTAALPTYVTQRVDAPGYPTRPGDNRLLVSYFATSGASLLGATLDGRAVLLQPGLERGHPTYTLDLELPARATRTLVLRLLEPPADQSPTLLRQPLAGPLRATVRTLARAETVSGRAAGPQGVNPGWP; this is encoded by the coding sequence ATGGATGCGTCCCTCCAGCACGACACCGAGCCGGCCGGCACGCGCAGGGCTGGGCAGCGGCGCATGCGCCGCGCCTTCCAGGTGCTGCTGGCCGGCACGGGCCTGCTCCTGGCAGCCGCCGCCTGGCTCTTCACAACCGGCCTGCTGGCCCGCTCGGAGCTGCTCGGCGCCCAGCACGACCTGGAGCGGTTGCGCGCGTCCTCCGACCTGGCTTCCCCCGAGCACGCATCCCGGGGCGGCGCTCCTCCTCGCCCGGACCCGGCGGTGGAACTGAGAACCGCTGCCATGCGCACGGATCGAGCCCACCGGCTCACCACCGGCCCGCTGTGGTACGCCGCTTCGCGTCTCCCGATCGTGGGCGCCCCCCTGCGCACCGTGCGGGGCACCGCGGATACCGCCAACCGGCTGGCGCACGACGTGCTCCCCCCGCTCCTGCACGCGGCGACCCAACTCACCGCAGGATCACACCAGGGCAACGGGCACCTCAACCTCACCGCCCTGCGTGACAGCGCCCCTGCTCTGGACCGGGCGGCGCGCACCGCTGCCCACGTACGCGCCGAGACCGACGCACTCCCCCGAAGCACCTGGCTACCAGCAGCCGACCGCGCCAGGGCCCAACTGGCCGACCGCCTCGACCAGATCGCCTCGGCAACGGCCGAAGCGGCGACGGCCGCCCGCCTGCTGCCGCCCGCGCTGGGGGCCGACGGCCAGCGGCGCTACTTCATGGTCTTCCAGAACACCGCGGAATCACGCGGTACCGGAGGGCTCCCCGGAGCCTTCGCGGTACTCACCGCCAACCACGGGCAAGTCGGGTTCGAGGATTTCGGCAACGACACCGCAATGGCCCACACCCAAGCGGCTGTGGACCTCGGAGCCGACTACGCCGCCATGTACGGCCACAACGGGCCGACGCGCACCTGGGTCAACTCCAACCTCAGCCCCCACTTCCCCAACGCAGCCCGCATCTGGGCCGCCGCATGGCATCAGCACAGCGGCCAGAACGTCGACGGCGTGATTGCGATCGACCCCAGCGCACTGGCACCCCTCCTCACGGCCACCGGACCCACCCGTCTCCCGGACGGCACAGTGCTCACCGGCGCCAATGTTGTGGACCTCACCGAAAGAACCAGCTACGCGACCTACCAGGACACGTCCCAGCGCAAGGCGTTCTTTCTCACGGTTGCCCGCGCGGCCGCCGCGCAGGTTCTCGGCGCAGGGCACGGTTCCCCACAACTGTCCGCGCTCCTGCCCGCACTGCACACAGCCATGTCCGGCGGTCATGTACTGGTTTGGAGCGCGCACCCCTCCGAGCAACGAGAACTTGAATCGCGCGCCGTCAGCGGCGTAGTCCCCGAGGGCGCGGCCCCCTTCGCCGGCCTGGTGGTCAACAACGCGGCCGGCACCAAGCTCGACTACTATCTCGAGCGCGACCTGGACTGGACGGCGGCACCGTCCACGCCGGCAGGACGTGAAGTCACCGTGACGGCGGCCCTCACCAACCGAGCTCCCACGGCGGCGCTGCCGACCTATGTCACCCAGCGGGTGGACGCCCCGGGCTACCCGACCCGCCCGGGCGACAACCGCCTGCTGGTGTCGTACTTCGCGACCTCCGGGGCGAGCCTCCTCGGCGCCACCCTGGACGGCCGCGCCGTCCTGTTGCAGCCCGGCCTCGAGCGTGGCCACCCGACGTACACGCTCGACCTGGAACTCCCGGCCCGGGCCACACGCACGCTGGTGCTGCGCCTCCTTGAGCCGCCTGCCGACCAGTCCCCCACGCTGCTTCGCCAGCCCCTCGCAGGACCTCTGCGGGCCACTGTCAGGACCCTCGCCCGGGCGGAGACCGTCAGCGGCAGGGCAGCGGGGCCGCAGGGCGTCAACCCAGGATGGCCCTGA
- a CDS encoding DUF2637 domain-containing protein, with translation MGEFFPLYGAGAYAPPQDRARAAPYEPSGRCDERVVGAASRLAYPTVEAWGALGGWGTGGDFVPRPGDPVKDSAARAGTAVPAPRRSRRRAGPPAASPVLRCLFEVLTAATVIVVCLLGYMLSYGPLQQLASPRVPTGLSQPWPVIVYGPWLAGGLSVLRAALEGRQAMHSWVVVVLFSTVATGLCVADVPRTLPDMVVAGLPPITAVVSLHQLVRQISCSRRSTRRRHTSRRASHRASH, from the coding sequence ATGGGCGAGTTCTTCCCCCTCTACGGGGCCGGCGCCTATGCCCCCCCGCAGGATCGTGCGCGGGCTGCACCGTACGAGCCGAGCGGTCGGTGCGACGAGCGTGTCGTGGGTGCTGCTTCGCGGCTTGCGTACCCGACGGTCGAGGCGTGGGGCGCATTGGGCGGTTGGGGGACCGGGGGAGACTTCGTGCCGCGTCCCGGTGATCCTGTCAAGGATTCAGCGGCGCGCGCGGGTACCGCCGTTCCGGCGCCTCGCAGGAGTCGTCGTCGCGCGGGACCACCGGCGGCGTCCCCGGTACTCCGCTGCCTTTTCGAGGTGCTGACCGCCGCGACCGTCATCGTCGTGTGCCTGCTGGGATACATGCTCTCCTACGGCCCGCTGCAGCAGCTGGCGTCTCCGAGGGTTCCGACCGGACTCTCGCAGCCATGGCCGGTCATCGTCTACGGGCCATGGCTGGCCGGCGGGCTGTCGGTCCTGCGGGCTGCCCTGGAAGGGCGCCAGGCGATGCATTCCTGGGTCGTGGTCGTTCTGTTCTCCACTGTCGCGACCGGGTTGTGTGTCGCTGACGTGCCAAGGACCCTGCCTGACATGGTCGTTGCCGGCCTGCCTCCGATCACCGCGGTGGTCTCCTTGCATCAGCTCGTGCGCCAGATCAGCTGCAGTCGTCGGAGTACACGGCGCAGACATACGTCCCGACGCGCTTCGCACAGGGCGTCCCACTAG
- a CDS encoding WecB/TagA/CpsF family glycosyltransferase has protein sequence MPILTCPPVEAARQVLSLATSPLNRGADIHLCNAYTVALADRDPGLATLLREATANFPDGKSVVWANRWLHRRQSPPKTDRVYGPDLFLDVFALGEPIELRHYLVGGAPQVLVDLQDRLRERFPTASIVGAESPPFRAPTDNERRAQVARIRNADAQIVWLGLGTPKQDREAAWLASQLPVAVVAVGAAFDFVSGHKPQASPWIQDSGLEWLFRLCSEPRRLWRRYLFGNARFLRCVVAQAVR, from the coding sequence GTGCCCATCCTCACGTGCCCACCTGTCGAGGCGGCGCGCCAGGTCCTCTCGCTCGCCACCTCTCCCCTGAACCGCGGGGCGGACATTCATCTGTGCAACGCCTACACCGTCGCACTCGCCGATCGCGACCCCGGCCTTGCGACCCTGCTGAGGGAGGCGACAGCCAACTTCCCTGACGGCAAGTCAGTCGTCTGGGCCAACAGGTGGCTGCATCGCCGGCAGTCCCCACCCAAAACCGATCGCGTGTACGGGCCTGACCTCTTCCTCGACGTGTTCGCGCTTGGCGAGCCGATCGAGCTGCGGCACTACCTCGTCGGCGGCGCCCCGCAGGTCCTGGTCGACCTTCAGGACCGACTGAGGGAACGCTTCCCAACCGCCTCGATCGTGGGCGCCGAGTCACCACCGTTTCGCGCGCCGACCGACAACGAGCGCCGCGCGCAGGTGGCACGGATCCGCAACGCAGACGCCCAGATCGTCTGGCTCGGCCTCGGGACTCCCAAACAGGACCGTGAAGCGGCCTGGCTCGCATCGCAGTTGCCGGTTGCCGTCGTCGCGGTCGGTGCCGCATTCGACTTCGTCTCCGGGCACAAGCCGCAGGCATCACCGTGGATTCAGGACAGCGGCCTCGAATGGCTGTTCCGACTGTGCAGCGAACCCCGCCGACTGTGGCGGCGCTACCTGTTCGGGAACGCCAGATTCCTGCGATGCGTGGTCGCCCAGGCGGTCCGCTGA
- a CDS encoding S53 family peptidase, whose translation MKDHRRVFSLFVAPLPLLIAGMPIAHTATRPPPEARFGLAGDAVPGLRETTRVTGRLASATRLRVAITLRPRDDAGLNAFIAQVSDPHSRLHGQYLTKDQFAARFGRTALEVGRITHYLDAQGLKVDKVHDGNLLIDASGTAADMEMAFGTHLNTWRDSRTGRAFYANETAPSLPASLGALVLDVSGLNDRLVRGVSPRLGPKGGLTPAQLKGGYGVAPLASTGLNGSGQTVAVVEFDAFEQSNITTYDNHYGLRPPAPTVYEVDGGSGALGSGQVEVELDIEALQAIAPKAHVAVFETPNTDAGEVDVYQAIVDSGTRITSSCWGAAETQRTAGNMSALDLVFKQGAAEGLSFFAAAGDGGSDDAGDGGRSVDYPASDPYVTGVGGTRLGLTVNNAWSNEVAWPLGGGGASSVFAIPTWQVPVRKAAGGGRRQVPDVAAEADPNPGVSVYTAGAWTSIGGTSAATPDWAALAALYNQRARARGKALLGFANPLIYSLGRASGDTTDFHDITRGGNGAYTATHGWDFVTGWGSYDATHFITAGVR comes from the coding sequence TTGAAGGACCATCGCAGAGTGTTCAGCCTGTTCGTGGCTCCGTTGCCGTTGCTCATCGCCGGCATGCCAATCGCACACACCGCAACACGGCCGCCGCCCGAAGCCCGTTTCGGGCTGGCCGGTGACGCCGTGCCAGGTCTCCGCGAGACCACGCGGGTCACCGGCCGCCTGGCCTCCGCCACTCGCCTGAGGGTCGCCATCACCCTCAGACCCCGCGACGACGCAGGCCTGAACGCGTTCATTGCCCAGGTCAGCGACCCCCATTCGAGACTGCACGGCCAGTACCTCACCAAGGACCAATTCGCTGCGCGGTTCGGCCGGACCGCCCTGGAGGTCGGGCGGATAACGCACTACCTGGACGCCCAGGGCCTGAAGGTGGACAAGGTGCACGACGGCAACCTGCTCATCGACGCCTCCGGGACTGCCGCCGACATGGAGATGGCATTCGGTACTCACCTGAACACGTGGCGGGACTCCCGAACGGGCCGGGCCTTCTATGCCAACGAGACGGCTCCGAGCCTCCCCGCGAGCCTGGGCGCCCTGGTTCTCGATGTCTCCGGTCTGAACGACCGCCTGGTGCGAGGGGTCTCCCCACGCCTGGGGCCGAAAGGCGGGCTCACCCCGGCCCAGCTCAAAGGGGGTTACGGTGTGGCTCCGCTGGCGTCCACCGGCTTGAACGGAAGCGGCCAGACGGTCGCCGTGGTGGAGTTCGACGCCTTCGAGCAGTCCAACATCACCACGTACGACAACCACTACGGCCTTCGCCCACCCGCGCCGACCGTGTACGAGGTGGATGGCGGCTCCGGCGCTCTTGGCAGTGGCCAGGTCGAAGTCGAACTCGACATCGAAGCGTTGCAGGCGATCGCGCCAAAGGCACACGTCGCTGTCTTCGAGACACCCAACACGGATGCCGGTGAGGTCGACGTCTACCAAGCGATCGTGGACAGCGGCACTCGTATCACTTCGAGTTGCTGGGGCGCTGCCGAGACACAACGCACGGCCGGGAACATGTCCGCCCTCGACCTGGTCTTCAAGCAAGGCGCTGCCGAGGGCCTCAGCTTCTTCGCCGCAGCAGGCGACGGTGGTTCCGATGACGCCGGCGACGGTGGCCGATCCGTTGACTACCCCGCCAGCGATCCCTACGTCACCGGTGTGGGCGGCACTCGGCTCGGCCTCACAGTGAACAACGCGTGGAGCAACGAAGTCGCCTGGCCGCTGGGCGGCGGTGGAGCCTCATCGGTCTTCGCCATCCCCACCTGGCAGGTCCCGGTACGCAAAGCCGCCGGAGGAGGACGACGGCAGGTACCCGACGTGGCCGCGGAGGCTGACCCCAACCCCGGTGTCTCTGTCTATACGGCGGGAGCCTGGACATCGATCGGCGGCACCAGCGCTGCCACCCCCGATTGGGCTGCCCTCGCAGCCCTCTACAACCAGAGAGCACGAGCGCGAGGCAAGGCACTCCTGGGCTTCGCCAATCCGCTGATCTACAGCCTGGGCCGGGCCAGCGGTGACACAACCGACTTCCATGACATCACCCGCGGTGGCAACGGCGCCTATACAGCCACCCATGGGTGGGACTTCGTCACCGGCTGGGGATCGTACGACGCGACCCACTTCATCACAGCCGGAGTCCGGTGA
- a CDS encoding low molecular weight phosphatase family protein — protein MTYGEPAGLPNVRALYRVLVVCTGNVHRSPLAERLLTQRLGSAGQLIQVSSAGTAARQGTPMAPQSAALLAEMGGDPTGAVAHRLTADLVRGSDLVLGAAAEHREAAVRLSPQWALRRAFTLRELARLLRLEDTTGVFGPPARAAALVEGAARRRGSGGGTADDDVADPQGAPLEVARACGLRVEEAVERIVRAILG, from the coding sequence ATGACCTACGGTGAACCGGCAGGGCTGCCGAACGTGAGAGCTCTCTACCGCGTACTCGTGGTGTGCACAGGCAATGTGCACCGTTCTCCGCTGGCGGAGCGTCTGCTCACCCAGCGGCTCGGCTCAGCCGGCCAGTTGATCCAGGTCAGCAGCGCCGGTACCGCTGCCCGGCAGGGGACTCCCATGGCCCCGCAGTCGGCCGCCCTGCTTGCAGAAATGGGCGGCGATCCAACCGGCGCGGTCGCGCATCGACTGACCGCCGACCTCGTTCGGGGCTCCGACCTCGTACTTGGCGCCGCTGCTGAGCACCGTGAGGCCGCTGTGCGCCTGTCCCCGCAGTGGGCGCTGCGCCGGGCCTTCACCCTGCGGGAACTGGCGCGCTTGCTGCGACTCGAGGACACCACGGGCGTGTTCGGCCCGCCTGCTCGTGCCGCTGCCCTGGTAGAGGGCGCCGCACGCAGGCGCGGTTCGGGCGGCGGAACAGCCGACGACGACGTGGCAGACCCGCAGGGCGCGCCGCTGGAGGTGGCGCGCGCGTGCGGGTTGCGCGTCGAGGAGGCTGTGGAACGTATCGTCAGGGCCATCCTGGGTTGA
- a CDS encoding EAL domain-containing protein: MTRLRLLAGGYLCCVAVLTVCYLLRSGWHIATWAGIGFGSVGAIIAGIRIHRPSRRLPWLLLAAANFAFAAGDTSYNVLQNVVGETNPFPSVADAFYLATYPLFAAGLFIFIRCRSVERDWGSLLDALTLTSGLALLSWIYLIEPNTRTVGTTWLEKAISIAYPLGDVLMLAMLARLLTGGSVRTRSIQLLTVGTLGILVSDVLYGLYQVNGTWQVGTPMDLGWVVFYTAWGLSALHPSMVGLTQPVPRRPAGLPSRRLGALALASLIAPGMLLYEAVQGRVRDAGVIAVFSGVMFLLVLSRLSGLVSSHQRAMIRERTLGASAASLVSAVSVEEIASLVRTAAATLFGPEVRHEAVLALGDAETLYTVRSAQPLPPEWRLTRMDELGGTWLGALQSGKSQVISVDRLGDMPPGDRNDPPKALLFPLILKDRPAGESLFGALAVAGPEADLNELRSVLETLASQVALALERVRLVKEITRRNSEAYFRTLIHNASDVILILDDDDTARYASPSADSMFGPEVGAGAKRFTELIHPDDMRRAVLALGEMRNGDREQDLCDDWRVIRQDGRPIEVEVRCSNLRQDQSVHGLVITLRDVTEQRKLERELTHRALHDALTSLPNRVLLMNRVEHALVSERRDSTLVSLLFVDLDDFKVVNDTRGHTVGDELLVAAAQRLAATLRAGDTAARLGGDEFAVLIKGIHEPSEAEAIAGHVVDALARPFYLNGESISVSASVGIATALDSSDGEELLSHADLALYAAKAAGKRQWRRFQPVLHKGMMERQELRTSLENAIAEEEFTLLYQPIVDLSGGTIVGFEALARWPHARLGLVLPEHFISLAEETGHIMPLGAWILERAAACTAALQQAVPQPNPLDINVNVSARQFRDSGFVGEVSRVLQESGLAPGSLVLELTETVLMRQNDQVRADMRTLKDLGVRIAIDDFGTGFSSLGYLRDFPIDLLKIDKSFVDGILIDGQQVALVEGIVRIAGTLGMKVIAEGIEDAQQQALLAAMGCEFGQGFLFSPPVTAEASEHLLREQGSPRPQPLATSLRRAARGGR; this comes from the coding sequence TTGACACGATTGCGACTCCTGGCGGGCGGCTATCTGTGCTGCGTCGCCGTGTTGACGGTCTGCTACCTGCTGCGATCCGGCTGGCACATCGCGACCTGGGCCGGAATCGGGTTCGGCAGCGTGGGCGCCATCATCGCGGGAATTCGCATTCACCGGCCGTCCCGCCGACTGCCGTGGCTACTGCTTGCTGCCGCGAACTTCGCTTTCGCCGCGGGCGACACGAGCTACAACGTCCTTCAGAATGTGGTCGGCGAAACGAACCCATTCCCCTCGGTCGCAGATGCGTTCTACCTGGCCACCTATCCGCTCTTCGCAGCAGGGCTGTTCATCTTCATCCGCTGCCGCTCGGTCGAGCGCGACTGGGGAAGTCTGCTGGACGCTCTCACCCTGACCTCGGGTCTGGCACTGCTGTCGTGGATCTACCTGATCGAACCGAACACCCGCACCGTCGGCACGACATGGCTGGAGAAGGCGATCTCGATCGCCTATCCGCTCGGTGACGTGCTGATGCTGGCGATGCTCGCCCGACTGCTCACCGGCGGCAGCGTACGAACCCGTTCGATCCAACTGCTCACCGTCGGCACACTCGGGATCCTCGTCTCCGACGTCCTGTACGGGCTCTACCAGGTCAACGGCACCTGGCAGGTCGGCACACCGATGGATCTGGGCTGGGTGGTGTTCTACACCGCGTGGGGACTCTCCGCGCTTCATCCGTCCATGGTGGGGCTGACACAGCCGGTGCCACGCCGGCCGGCCGGGCTTCCGAGCCGACGGCTCGGCGCGCTCGCCCTGGCCTCGCTCATCGCTCCTGGCATGCTGCTCTACGAGGCCGTACAGGGACGGGTCCGCGACGCGGGCGTTATCGCAGTGTTCTCCGGCGTCATGTTCCTGCTCGTGCTCTCCCGCCTTTCGGGCCTGGTGTCCTCCCACCAGCGGGCCATGATCCGCGAGCGCACCCTGGGCGCCTCAGCCGCCTCACTGGTGTCGGCAGTGAGCGTGGAGGAGATCGCGAGCCTGGTGCGCACCGCTGCGGCAACGCTGTTCGGACCGGAGGTGAGACACGAGGCCGTGCTTGCGCTGGGTGATGCCGAGACCCTGTACACCGTGCGCTCCGCCCAACCCCTGCCGCCGGAGTGGCGGTTGACCCGGATGGACGAATTGGGCGGCACGTGGTTGGGCGCGCTGCAGTCCGGGAAATCTCAGGTCATCAGCGTCGACAGGCTCGGGGATATGCCTCCTGGAGATCGCAACGACCCGCCGAAGGCTCTGCTGTTCCCGCTGATCCTCAAGGACCGGCCGGCCGGTGAGTCACTCTTCGGTGCCCTGGCCGTCGCGGGCCCCGAGGCCGACCTCAATGAGCTGCGCAGCGTGCTCGAAACACTGGCGTCCCAGGTCGCGCTGGCGCTGGAACGGGTCAGGCTCGTCAAGGAGATCACCCGCCGAAACAGTGAGGCGTATTTCCGGACGCTCATTCACAACGCGTCCGACGTGATCCTCATCCTCGACGACGACGACACCGCCAGGTACGCAAGCCCCTCGGCCGACTCCATGTTCGGCCCCGAGGTCGGGGCGGGGGCCAAGAGATTCACCGAGCTCATCCACCCCGACGACATGCGTCGTGCCGTCCTCGCCCTGGGCGAGATGCGCAACGGCGACCGCGAACAGGACCTGTGCGACGACTGGCGGGTGATTCGCCAGGACGGCAGGCCCATCGAGGTCGAGGTCAGGTGCAGCAATCTACGACAGGATCAGAGCGTGCACGGGCTCGTGATCACCCTGCGTGACGTGACCGAGCAGCGCAAACTGGAGCGCGAGCTCACGCACCGGGCCCTCCACGACGCACTGACCAGCCTGCCGAACCGGGTCCTGCTGATGAACCGGGTCGAGCACGCACTCGTTTCCGAGCGGCGCGACTCCACGCTGGTCAGCCTCCTGTTCGTGGACCTGGACGACTTCAAGGTCGTCAACGACACGCGGGGGCACACCGTCGGGGACGAGCTCCTCGTCGCTGCGGCGCAGCGACTCGCGGCGACGCTGCGGGCCGGCGACACAGCGGCCCGGCTGGGTGGCGACGAGTTCGCGGTACTCATCAAGGGAATCCATGAACCGTCGGAGGCGGAGGCCATCGCCGGCCATGTCGTGGATGCCCTCGCCCGGCCCTTCTACCTCAACGGCGAATCCATCAGCGTGTCGGCCAGCGTGGGGATCGCCACCGCACTGGACAGCTCGGACGGTGAGGAGCTCCTGAGCCACGCCGACCTGGCCCTGTACGCGGCCAAGGCAGCCGGCAAGCGCCAGTGGCGACGTTTCCAGCCGGTCCTGCACAAAGGCATGATGGAGCGCCAAGAGCTGCGGACCAGTCTCGAGAACGCCATCGCGGAGGAGGAGTTCACGCTGCTCTACCAGCCCATCGTCGATCTGTCGGGCGGGACAATCGTGGGCTTCGAGGCGCTGGCCAGGTGGCCGCACGCACGCCTGGGCCTGGTACTGCCGGAACACTTCATCAGCCTCGCCGAGGAGACCGGTCACATCATGCCGCTCGGCGCATGGATCCTGGAGCGCGCCGCCGCCTGCACCGCTGCCTTGCAGCAGGCGGTTCCGCAGCCGAACCCGCTGGACATCAACGTGAACGTCTCCGCCCGCCAGTTCCGGGACTCCGGCTTCGTGGGCGAGGTGAGCCGGGTACTCCAGGAGTCCGGTCTGGCACCGGGGTCGCTCGTGCTGGAGCTCACGGAGACCGTCCTCATGCGTCAGAACGACCAGGTCCGCGCAGACATGAGGACGCTGAAGGACCTGGGGGTGAGGATCGCCATCGACGATTTCGGTACTGGCTTCTCCTCGCTCGGCTACCTCCGGGACTTCCCGATCGACCTCCTGAAAATCGACAAGTCCTTCGTCGACGGAATCCTGATCGACGGACAGCAGGTCGCGCTGGTCGAGGGCATCGTCCGCATCGCAGGCACGCTCGGCATGAAGGTGATCGCCGAAGGCATCGAGGACGCCCAGCAGCAGGCTCTACTCGCGGCCATGGGCTGCGAATTCGGGCAGGGATTCCTGTTCTCACCCCCCGTGACGGCGGAAGCGAGCGAGCACCTCCTGCGCGAGCAGGGCAGTCCCCGCCCTCAGCCCCTGGCCACCAGCCTCCGACGGGCGGCCAGAGGAGGACGATAG